The stretch of DNA GGTCAAAATGCCTTCACCTATTCCCTTCCATATCCTCctcctatttttttatttttaaattttattttagattacatttgaatagtgagatgatttcaaatattcaaataatagtaaaaaaaataatgatataatattaaataataatgaataatggtAAAAAGTAAGtataaagtaataataaaataataaatagtaataaaatattctaagtattaggtttgaatagtgagattgaaaatttttttatttttgataaaagtttaaaatattattttttaatattattattgtttttaaaatttaaaaaaattgaattgagatttgaaaattttaaattatttattatattttatgttaaaatttaaaaaaattataatgataagatgaaataaaataaaaaatttatatcttaTCCTACTGTTCAAACTAGTGGAAATTTTAATCATTCAACATGACctcagaaatttaaaaaaattacaaaattatttggTTATGATTCTtctcctttaatttttattttaatcataagaattctatagagagagagagaaaaactgATAGATTAAACTAGCGGGCTGACTTGGTACCTAAAGGTGCAGCAGTCGATTCCTCGTTGGGAGGTTGTCGGGACTACCGTACTATGCTCTTTGTTCGCAACTCGCAAGTGTATATTCaattccctttttcttttctttttttcttttaccggTTGCACAGTTCACACTTCACAGAGATTGCATCATTGCGCTGCTGGTGCTGGGTTTCTATAATATTTCTCGTCAGGTTGGTACTAAATATACATCCACGGAACAATCATTTCCCATTACGACAAAAGTTTTGATGTGAGGTGTGCATGCCAAATTCACGCAAAACCCTGCTCATGCAATAGATTGAAAACGCGGAAAAATCTGTCCTTTTTGGCGAATGAATGAAACACATCTAAATGTATAACTGAAAATCCCAGGAGGCAGGAGAGAGCTTACGTGCAGGGCAGGGAGAGATCCATAAAAAGGGCAGGTGTCCCTGTCGTTATTCACCTggcctttttttctctttactttCCTCTCCGGCGAATTGGATCACACAaccttttcttttcgttttttgCTATTTACATTTCCTTGTCTCGGTATTAAAAAGTCACTTTGCCCGTTGTCCTTTTCTGCATCCCACGACTCCCGAAGGTGTATATGACCGGCACTTTGTTCTCGTAGTGGATTTGGACGATTGGGTATGATCTATCTGCATCtcgcgtctctctctctctctcacacacacactcgGCTTTGTTTATTAGGTGTTAATGACTCGGTGATCCAATGGTCTAATACCAATAACCAGGATACCCTGATCCATACAGGTCTAGAGACTCTTGACACTCAAGGGATCGGTTTGTTTGAACTGGGTTAGTGTGcaaaaggttttatttttttcatcagcGATCTGGGTTTCTCTCTTTCAGGTTGGTTTATAAGCGAGTGGGAGGATTGCTTTCAAATTTCTGGAAAATATGAGTGGAGCTGTGCTTGTGGCTGTTGCTGCTGCGTTTGGTAACTTATTGCAAGGATGGGATAATGCGACAATCGCAGGTAATTTAAAGTTTCAGGCGCGTTTTGAAGGCGCGAAATGCTTTTTGTAGTTCATATATCAGTAGAAGTCGATTCTTCAGATTGAGAATTCTGCTGTTTTGGCTTCAGGGGCTGTTTTATACATAAAGAGGGAATTCAAATTAGAGAGTGAACCCACTGTTGAAGGGCTAATTGTGGCGATGTCACTTATTGGAGCCACTTTGATTACAACATGCTCTGGAGCCCTAGCAGACTGGCTGGGACGCCGTCCTCTTCTGATAACCTCATCTGTCCTTTATTTTGTTAGTGGTCTTGTAATGTTTTGGTCTCCCAATGTTTATGTCCTATTATTTGCTAGGCTTTTAGATGGATTTGGAATTGGTCTGTCTGTTACTATAGTTCCGGTTTATATATCTGAGACAGCGCCACCGGAAATAAGGGGATCGCTGAATACCCTTCCCCAGTTCGCTGGTTCCGGGGGAATGTTTATGTCGTATTGCATGGTGTTTGGGATGTCGCTGATGAAATCACCGAGCTGGAGGTTGATGCTGGGGATTCTTTCCGTTCCTTCCATTGTTTATATTGTATTGACCGTATTATTCTTGCCCGAGTCTCCACGTTGGCTTGTTAGTAAAGGGCGGATGCTAGAGGCCAAGCAGGTTTTGCAGAGGCTGAGTGGCAGAGAAGATGTCTCTGGTTAGTAGTTCTTGTGCCACATTCCATTGAAATTTTTGGTTGTTGTCCCGAATTacaaactgatttttttttttttttttttttaatgtggaaCTTCGATGTTCCAGTGGACTTTATATTGATACATGCTAGGGTATCACGCTTTTTCATTTTGCATCCGGAAAGAATCTGAATAGTCACTTCAGTGCAGCCTGTTCTGCATGTTTCTGACGGCGGAATGAGATAAATAGTGAGAATAGAAGATCCactaatttcaaatcaaaaacCATATTCTTCTGTCTTATGATCTCTGACCATTCAGagttcttttgttcttttctggGTGGTTATTTTCAAACGTACTGTTGCTCACAGATATTAGGTATATTAAAGGTTCCGAGACTCTTGGACTCAAGGTCCTCCTTCCCTTTACAGCATCTATTAGTGTCTGCTACTGCCTATAGTGTGTCTCTGAGTGTTCCTGAAGATGTGTGCATTATAATATTCTTGCCAGAATTTATAATGAGATGGTTGCAACCATATTCATTTGAAAGTGCGGAAAAAATCCCAAACAACCATCTACATTGTACTTATAAGAATTTGAGCAATGGACTCGAGAACATAATTGGGTTTTTAATAATTGTCATCTCTTTCCTTCCACATTCTGATTTCTGTTTTTTAACAAGAACAACGCCTAAGCTTGCTTAGTTTAGAGATTTAAGGGATTCATGAAATGACTAGCCATGAAattcaattacaatcgaccaatggagtaaagtaaaAATAGATTTCTAAGCTTATCCATTGACCGCACTTGATCTAACTTGTTTTGTTCTTCTCCCTCCAAGTACACCACCATAAACATattggaaccatcttccaaattgaGGCAATCTAAGAGTTACCCTAATTGGCTTtccaagaagctaggaggtcCACTATCCatcttggcatcacccaagctaatcTCACCTGAGCAAAAACTTCATTCCACAATGTTCTGGCAATCTCATAATGAAGAAGTAGATTGTCAACCGACTctccactctttttgcacatacaatgTCCTGTCTGTTTCTTAACTTTGCTCCTTTGTTTACAAATTCTGATAATGCGTTTTGATGAGTAATGATGAATCATAAATGCACAGGTGATATGGCTTTACTGGTTGAGGGTCTTGGAGTTGGAGGTGAAACATCTTTAGAGGAATACATAATTGGCCCAGACAATGAGCTCACAGATAACCAGGATCCATCTGGTGaagatcaaattaaattatatgccCCTGAAGATGGTCTCTCCTGGATTGCCAGACCTGTCACTGGGCAGAGTACTCTTGAGCTTGTATCCCGGCATGGAAGCATGGCAAGTCGGAGTGGGCTAGTAGATCCTCTTGTCACCCTCTTTGGCAGTGTCCATGAGAAGCTCCCTGAAACTGGAAGCATGCGAAGCATGCTTTTTCCAAACTTTGGCAGTATGTTCAGTGTGGGAGGAAATCAACATAGACAAGAAGAGTGGGATGAGGAAAGTCTTGCCAGAGAGGGTGAGGAGTATGCATCTGATGCTGATGCCAATGATTCCGACGATAATTTGCAGAGTCCATTGATCTCCCGTCAGACAACGAGCCTGGACAAGGACTTGGGCCCACCCCCCCATGGCAGCCTGTCAAGCATGAGGCATGGCAGTCTCGTGCAAGGAAACACTGGGGAACCAGTCGGTAGCATGGGAATTGGTGGCGGCTGGCAGCTGGCATGGAAATGGTCtgagagagaagggaaagatGGCAAGAAGGAAGGAggttttaaaagaatttatttgCACCAAGAGGGTGTAACTGGATCTCAGCGTGGGTCTCTAGTTTCTATTCCTGGTGGTGAAGCACCAACAGACGGTGAGTTTATCCATGCTGCTGCTTTAGTGAGTCAACCTGCTCTTTATTCCACTGAGCTTATGCATCAGCAGCCAATTGGACCAGCTATGGTTCATCCATCAGAAACTGCTGCAAAAGGACCAAGTTGGAGTGATCTCTTTGAACCAGGAGTGAAACACGCACTGGTTGTTGGCGTGGGAATTCAACTACTTCAGCAGGTGTATATAGTCTCTACAGCGAACATCTATTCATAAATTTCCTCTATATAAACTCTAAACAgaatctttctttatttctttattttttttgactgATAAACAATGTCTTTCAGTTGGTCTTTTGGTAAATGTGCTTGCAGTACGGTGGAGCATCTCCTGCTATCCTCTCCttgcagatttttatttttctgttttcctGTTATAAGCTGTTTCTATTTTTACCACTAAGTAACAATGACCTCAGTTTATTTCATTCCTCCAAGCTGTGAAAAGAATAATAAGTTGATGAAGTTTAATTACGTGTGGATTCACTGAATTGCATGCTTGGATAAGATATCCTGCATGTGAATTAGGAACCATTACCCATCAAAACTCATCATTTTGATGGATTTAAAATCCTTTTTGTCAAGCTGTTACCAATCCGAATACAGGAAGAATATTGCAAAGGTTTACATGCTAGTAGGAATAAGCTGGAGTTTATCTTGAGGATGATCCAAGGTTGTGTAGGAATGATTCAGGGAAGGGTGAATTGTCTTTTAAATCCAACTATTCGAGTTCTATGTACCATTTGTTCATAATCATTATATTGAAGCCTCTTCTCTTTTTGATTAGTTAGAAAATTCTAAgcaattgtttttcttttttctttgtgataAATTAGGATTTTGCAATTTATTAATAGATTACCCATCCAAGGGGGATTATTTACCTTTTACACTACCAAATTATTCAGATCTTATAGGATGCTACATATTGAAACCTATTAATTGTCTCAATGCACGTTGTAACTTTGTGTAGTTTAGGGTGCACATTTCAGAAGGAATGGTAGTTTAGGAGTGCGATAGGTAATTATCCTAAAccaaaatttcctttttttttctaatatcgAGTATCCAGGATTCTGTAGGAGTTTGTGATTGACTAACTTGTCAGTGGGGAAAAATCTTGCCTAAATGCTACTTTCAGTTTCATGTTTTCACTACTTGCTGCTTATATTACTTGTTATATATGCAGTTCTCAGGAATAAATGGGGTTCTCTACTACACACCTCAAATTCTTGAGCAGGCAGGCGTTGGAGTTCTTCTTTCCAACGTAGGCATTAGTTCAGCTTCTGCATCTCTGCTTATTAGTGGACTGACCACTTTGTTGATGCTTCCTTGTATAGCTGTTGCCATGAGGCTCATGGATGTATCGGGCAGGAggtaattttcttcttcttcctctatatatattttttaaaatccataATCATTATCTTCATTGAATGGTCAAAATGTCTATTGCCATAATGATTAGAAATTTAatgtttagaaattatttttaaggcAGGTATATACATAATGATTTATTCTTTGTACTACTATGCTGCATAATTGCAACTCATTTGTGATGCACAAGAAATGTTCCTTAGTTGGTACCCATATTAAGATGTGAAAAGGTTAATGCAGTGGATACACATTTGTTTTGGATTAGATGGCTCACATTTCCCATATACATGCGAATTAGATTTTTATGATAGTAATGCATGGACATACACTTGGAGAACAGATCAATATTCATGACTAATCAGTTTAATTAAGTCGGTCCTacttagaaaaaagaaaagaaaaagtttgattAAGTTGCTCCTGCTTGAACTGCCACACCCCTAGTTAAGTAAATTGGGGTTTACGTAGCGAGATTCTATGTGTGGTCTACTCTGGTGTGGAAAGTCAAAAGAAGGGTATCCATTTCAAATGAATCAAGATATGCTCATAACTACTAAGCTTCCCTCTTTATCTAACTGCTAATGAAATAGTAGCTGGGCTGCTGGGCACACATCATGAACTTATAGCAGGATTGTCCCAGTTTGGGTTGAGTTAAGGGTGGTCATTTGTCAAAATGTCTGTCCAGTTACTGTCCCTATTGTGGGATAGATAATATATCAAATTCGTAAGAATTTCTTGCATTTCAGCTACAATGTGGACAAAATGTGAACCAAATTGTAACGTGCTTCAGTTTTGACCATTGTGCAGTACGGTTATGTTTATGGTTTAATATTCtgtctatcattttttatgtatattaaaATTCCTAAACGATGGTGAGAGGCTGTTTGAAAAGGCTTGAAACCTGACCATTGGAGTTCAGCTCTATCATGGAAATGTGAACTATTTTTCTGTAACTGGAGCATGCAGATGTGTAGACATGTCTTAAATAACTGCTCATTTTTCCATACAACTTCACTTTGGTTTAAGTTATCAGGCCAGAAAGGTAAAGAAACATAAGAAAGTCTTTGTTTTGAAGTGCTCGCATGGTCCATATAGATCAGTATAGCCTGGAGAGCAATTTAATTATAGTCTTGAAGTGCTCGCATGGTCCATATAGATCAGTATAGCCTGGAGAGCAATTTAATTATAGTCTTTTCTAATGACTAGCTAAGGAGACTTTGGACTTTGAGAGAGCAATAATcgcttttattttttcctctgaTTTCCAGTTGAACTTTGTTTAGACTCTTGAAAtgtcattaaaataaaaaatagctgGAATCTTACACAGAATTAAGTTTCCATTTTCTGTGTCATTGTTTTTCTCTAGGAAGAAAATCTTAGTGTATACTGGAATTGgcgacctttttttttaaatagtttttttctatAACATTTTGCTTGGATCAAAGAAGTTTTAACTGTTGTACATGATTAGGGGTAACATTTGAGGTCCGTTGTCCCTGACATTCCTATTGTTGTAAGGATGCCTGCAATAATATATCCATGAATATTGACATAAAATCAACATATCAAAGTCTgctaatttgatttttttaaggaGGACGATATCCCATAGTTTTATTAATCACCCTCACTTGTGTTAAAGGAAATGTAAAAGCCTACTTTATCCTGTATATATCTGTACTTTCTATTAAAGACAAACAAAACACATTTACTGCGCATTTTTGGTATTCCGAATTTATCCAGTCTCAGTATTCCTTTAACCTCTTTTGGTATAGATCAAAGATCATAAAAGCTTGTCGCAATTCCATGTGCTCCTTGTTTAGCCATCCAGTCCTCAACTTTACTCACCCACAGTTAAGCTAATGGAAGATGATAAACGTTGAATCTGATACCAAAACTCCTTGACCTTCCAGTTTAACTCGCCACTCCTAGACCTCCAATTCACAATTAGTTGACTCTGTTTCTACCTCTACCTTGTGTTATGTAATCTTTTCACAAAGTAAAAGTCCCAAGTAAAATTCGAACTTCAGCCATGTTAGTGTCATAGCCTAGGAGGCAGAAAATGCGGCCAGAAGGTTCCCTTGTGCTAATATGTGTTTGCTATGGAGTTTGCTATATGTTTTTCTTCAACTGCTTTTTTTTCGTTTCAATTTTCGTTCATCTTgctttttgtttgttggttaACCCGTTGCAGGAGTTTGCTGCTCAGCACAATCCCTATCTTGATATTATCTCTCCTAGTCCTAGTCGTTGGAAGTGTCGTGGATATGGGCAGTGTCGTGAATGCATCAATCTCAACTGTTAGTGTTGTGCTTTACTTCTGTTTCTTTGTCATGGGGTTTGGGCCAATCCCCAACATACTCTGTGCAGAGATCTTCCCCACCCGAGTTCGTGGCCTCTGCATTGCCATATGTGCACTCACATTTTGGATAGGTGACATCATTGTCACCTACACACTCCCGGTGATGCTCAAATCCGTTGGTCTTGCCGGTGTTTTTGGCATGTATGCAGTTGTTTGCCTCATATCATGGGTGTTTGTTTTCATGAAAGTCCCAGAGACCAAGGGCATGCCCCTTGAAGTGATTTCCGAATTCTTCTCTCTGGGTTCAAAGCAGGCTGCAGTTAACAAGAACAACTGATGTGGTCACTGATGGAtcgaaaattttgattttgattgatCTTTCTCGTTTGAACTGGGTTCTTATTTCATCTACTTCTTGCTTCATCTATTTCTGTACAGAAtaaagatcatttttttttattcatttgttgGTGTGTACTTAATATGAACGACTTCAGAGTTTTTGTCTGTGTTCAAAATTGAGATTGCTGAAATTCCTTCTTGTAGTGCTCTCTGGCCGATCTTTGGGGTATGTCGCAAATACATAGCTTGCTAATCCCAGAACCCATCTCGTGTAATGTACATTGTACAGTGCAAGTTGCAATTGTTTCGGATGACCTTTTTAGATGTTCAAAGTGATGAGTATTAAAAAGCATGAGATTTACAATCAACGATTACAGTTTGAAAtgttcccaaaaaataaaacaaagatgCAGAAATGCCGAGAATCTTCTTCCCGTTGAAGCCTTTGCGCGCTGAAAGGGGCTGCGGTGTAAAACGGCTAGGCTGGTTCAGCAGCTGTGTAAACAGCGACTCTACGATGGCCATAGGCCCACGCTGGGACTTATGGGAATAAAGGAAACCACAGCGGACGTAAGATTCAGAAGGCCGAGGAAGAATCAACAATTCTATCTGCACTTTTTCgtactttattaatatgatttgcagcgtcaatttttttaattattttagaacTGTTCTCCCTTTTGTTGTGATAGACACGCATCATCCATCTTCGAGCCTTTCAATACAACACATGCCACCTCATTAGATTCCTGGGGTCTACTATCAAGTCTTTCAATGCAACACACCACCTCGTTAGATCCTTGGGCCTACTACCAACTCCTCTCCACAGATACAGATTTGCTTGTTTCTTAGGCATCAACGAAGTTCAATTCGATCACTCATTCATATCTACAGATCTTACCATCTTTTTTACATCGAAAACTAGAATCTAGATACCCCATCACAATAAACAAATCACAATATCCATAGGCAGATATGGATAGTTGAGAAAAATAGGGAATTAAACATTCATCagtctatattttttaattttgtttatcgaTTTTTCCTGTAGTCATTACTGAGATATTTGTTAAGACACTATACACAAGAATGAGAAAACGCTGCCTCCCTTGTGAAAGTCTTTTCTAAGTAGACTCCCAAAGGCATGAGTTCATACACATCACCAAGTTCCTCATGTGCTGCTCTGCAACACTTTTGTCAAACGCAGACCATGAAAAGAATAGCAGTCCATTCTCAGCATTATGACATGCTGCAATAGTTGTTTGTGAAAGAGCACCAACCCTGACAACCTGCAACATTCTTCCCCTCTTATGTTGTGGGTTTATAAGATTAAGCTCCCAATCGATTTCACATGCAGGAGCATTCATCATGATCATGGCGTCAAAGAACACTTGTTAGAACTTGTGGGtgattttaatcaaatattatcGAAACAGCAGCACAAACTCCGCACAACAATATATCACTGTTTCAATAGTCAGTCATTGGCCATCATATACTCCAATTTGCTGCTTGCAACACAAAATCaaacaccaaaaccaaaaccaaaaccaaaaccaaaatcaagtcacCAAAAAGCAGAAACattatcctataaaaaaattgcagtgaTCATGAAACAAGCCTGGCACCAACCCTGTCAAGCCTCTTCACTGCCTTCACCGCCTTCAAATTCCCCTCTTTCCAGAACGCCTCCACCATGCTCTCCCCAATCTCCTCCCCCTTCTCCTCACTATTTATCACCGCCACCGCCGTCGGCCCCGCCCCACTAATCGTACAGCCAAAAGCCCCGGCCTCAATGGCCGCCTTCTTCACGGCTTCCATTCCGGGAATCAAAGGCGCCCTCCTCGGCTCCACGATCTTATCCGCTGACAAGGCCTTCCCCAATCCCACCAGGTCCCCCTGCAAGATAGATGCAACCAGCGCCCCGGCCTGGCTACAGTTCCAAACGTGGTGCGCCATCCCGATCTCAACAGGCAAAGCCGCCCGCATTTTCTTGGTGGGTGCCTCGAATTCCGGGCTCACGAGCACAAAGAAGAGATCCTTCTCGGCAGGAAAGCTGAGTCTCATCAACTCCAGAGGCTCATAGTTGCGGATCAGAACGAAGCCACCCATGATCGCCGGGGCCACGTTATCGGCGTGGTAACCTGAGACTCTCTCTTCCGACTTCAACCCGGCAAGGACGAGCTCCTCAGGCCCCAGTTTCCCACCGAAGATCTCGTTGACGGCCACGGCGGCGGCGGCAGCACTGGCGGCGCTGGAGCCGAGACCGCTCCCCAAGGGGAGCCCTTTCTCGAGGGAGAGCGATAGGCCGACCGATCGGATGCCGAGCATCTTCATGACCTCGATGGCAGCGATGCCAGCGCAATTCCAGTTGGGGTTCTTGCTGAGCCTGGAGGAGGAGTCGCCAGAGACGTGTGAAATGGATATCTGTCCTGGGTGGACGTTGGGGTCGACGGAGAGTGACACGAAGTCACCGAGGCCGTCCACGGCACAACCGAGAAAGTCGAATCCGGGGCCGAGGTTGGCCACGGTAGCCGGTGCGAAGGCCTTGACGGAGGCCAATAATGGTTCAGGTTCGCGTATTTGGGTTGTGAAGGGAAGAGAGAGGTTGCAGCGCAAAGACGGGGGTTTGGGAGTGGAGGAGAAAGTAGTTGAGGTTCGAACGCTTATGGTATTCAACGGAGGCTGGTAGCAAATGGCCATTGTGCATGAGACTAAGAGAGCGGAGCAGAGAAGAGAAGACAAGCATGCCAGAGTCAAATGCcattaatagttaaattaaaatatctttaattcCAAATCCAAACAATATTTAATTCCAAAATAAGATATACAAACCTCTTGTTGTtcacatttataaataaaaaataattttccaaaacataataaataaataaaaattaattgacCCACCAAAATCTTGCACATACTAGAAATATGGAGGAAATTTTAGACAGTATAAAAATTAATCCACTGGCAATAACATgtgctatttttttctttttctttttcctattaaaaaaaaaatttatattaacataaaaaatatatatatttacagttGTAGAGTGTACTAATTTTAcggactttttttaaaaaaataaataaatttaaaatgttttaaaaaattaattttaataatagattccatcttttttaaaaaaaaaatatgcataacTTGCAAACGTTaagattgtataaaaaaaaatgttttttgttaATGTGTATACAAACATGGAGTAGctaaagagaaaaacaaaactatAGTTCTAACTGAGTTgagatttttgaattatttttgtacatattttctataattaggagagataaatacaatattataaactttaatataatatagataatataaatcttaatatgaaatataatacaatttaaGTGCATTGTTA from Juglans microcarpa x Juglans regia isolate MS1-56 chromosome 3S, Jm3101_v1.0, whole genome shotgun sequence encodes:
- the LOC121257480 gene encoding homoserine kinase; its protein translation is MAICYQPPLNTISVRTSTTFSSTPKPPSLRCNLSLPFTTQIREPEPLLASVKAFAPATVANLGPGFDFLGCAVDGLGDFVSLSVDPNVHPGQISISHVSGDSSSRLSKNPNWNCAGIAAIEVMKMLGIRSVGLSLSLEKGLPLGSGLGSSAASAAAAAVAVNEIFGGKLGPEELVLAGLKSEERVSGYHADNVAPAIMGGFVLIRNYEPLELMRLSFPAEKDLFFVLVSPEFEAPTKKMRAALPVEIGMAHHVWNCSQAGALVASILQGDLVGLGKALSADKIVEPRRAPLIPGMEAVKKAAIEAGAFGCTISGAGPTAVAVINSEEKGEEIGESMVEAFWKEGNLKAVKAVKRLDRVGARLVS
- the LOC121257479 gene encoding monosaccharide-sensing protein 2-like, with translation MSGAVLVAVAAAFGNLLQGWDNATIAGAVLYIKREFKLESEPTVEGLIVAMSLIGATLITTCSGALADWLGRRPLLITSSVLYFVSGLVMFWSPNVYVLLFARLLDGFGIGLSVTIVPVYISETAPPEIRGSLNTLPQFAGSGGMFMSYCMVFGMSLMKSPSWRLMLGILSVPSIVYIVLTVLFLPESPRWLVSKGRMLEAKQVLQRLSGREDVSGDMALLVEGLGVGGETSLEEYIIGPDNELTDNQDPSGEDQIKLYAPEDGLSWIARPVTGQSTLELVSRHGSMASRSGLVDPLVTLFGSVHEKLPETGSMRSMLFPNFGSMFSVGGNQHRQEEWDEESLAREGEEYASDADANDSDDNLQSPLISRQTTSLDKDLGPPPHGSLSSMRHGSLVQGNTGEPVGSMGIGGGWQLAWKWSEREGKDGKKEGGFKRIYLHQEGVTGSQRGSLVSIPGGEAPTDGEFIHAAALVSQPALYSTELMHQQPIGPAMVHPSETAAKGPSWSDLFEPGVKHALVVGVGIQLLQQFSGINGVLYYTPQILEQAGVGVLLSNVGISSASASLLISGLTTLLMLPCIAVAMRLMDVSGRRSLLLSTIPILILSLLVLVVGSVVDMGSVVNASISTVSVVLYFCFFVMGFGPIPNILCAEIFPTRVRGLCIAICALTFWIGDIIVTYTLPVMLKSVGLAGVFGMYAVVCLISWVFVFMKVPETKGMPLEVISEFFSLGSKQAAVNKNN